Proteins from a genomic interval of Nitrospina gracilis Nb-211:
- a CDS encoding ExeA family protein, translated as MGQPHELDSYQLLDALSAGKLNTGVQDAPAESNTENDSLSAAPATPRTRRRQTYPEYFGFTEKPFDLTPNPDYLYLPHRHKDMLAALLMGLEEGKGFLKLTGEPGTGKTTLCKSFLKNLKGPYRFACIHIPAEDGIELLQSLNQQFSLPADSTSKKELVRELSRFLLSEHKAGRRTAILIDEAQNLPAAVWEEIRLLSNLETETEKLIQFILLGQPALDRFLSKAEWKSVRQRIALQRVWTPFNREETRGYIRYRIQRAGGKGKVLIDDRAFDNVHRFSKGVPRMINALMDRALTLAHNERTKKISGKIIRQAADDLGGLDREPSFLQTCVKAVLGLILLALVAGAGLFYAVRDQLDWRPAWGIDLDPVIQHNLMNPHPAGKLESMQPSSANLQAPVGPPLVTPSGAYRVVHAGHLHGYFSTMTGGESEAYAQRWMLKTWGVTLETIAELKQAGWKNLQTQNGLQTLSLNANLERLTTLNYPALITLDLGETTGRHRVTYLGRIGNIGLFGAKGLLQIPLALIDPVWDRKVEIVWKNFENLPESLGRNDEGETVLWLQAQLKTLGFFDKPDAQYGPLTEKAVERFQQAHRLEVTGRLDRQTQALLYSQLTTYRTPGLAGK; from the coding sequence ATGGGTCAACCGCACGAATTGGATTCATACCAACTGCTGGACGCACTGTCCGCGGGCAAACTGAACACCGGAGTGCAGGACGCGCCTGCGGAAAGCAATACGGAGAACGACAGCCTCTCCGCCGCACCGGCAACTCCACGCACCCGCCGCCGCCAGACCTACCCGGAGTATTTCGGTTTCACGGAGAAACCCTTCGACCTGACCCCCAACCCGGATTACCTGTACCTGCCGCACCGGCACAAGGACATGCTGGCGGCGCTCTTGATGGGTTTGGAAGAAGGCAAGGGCTTTTTGAAACTCACCGGCGAGCCGGGCACCGGCAAGACCACGTTGTGCAAAAGTTTTCTGAAAAATCTGAAAGGACCCTACCGCTTCGCCTGCATCCATATCCCGGCGGAAGACGGCATCGAACTGTTGCAATCCCTCAACCAGCAATTCAGCCTGCCCGCCGACTCCACCAGCAAAAAAGAACTGGTGCGCGAGCTGTCACGCTTTCTGCTTTCGGAGCACAAGGCCGGGCGGCGGACGGCGATCCTCATCGACGAGGCGCAGAATTTGCCGGCCGCGGTGTGGGAGGAGATCCGCCTGCTGTCGAATCTGGAGACGGAAACGGAAAAACTGATTCAGTTCATTCTGCTGGGCCAGCCTGCGCTCGACCGCTTTCTATCGAAAGCTGAATGGAAGTCGGTGCGCCAGCGCATCGCTCTGCAACGCGTGTGGACGCCGTTCAACCGCGAAGAGACGCGCGGTTACATCCGCTACCGCATCCAGCGTGCAGGAGGAAAAGGCAAGGTGCTGATCGACGACCGCGCCTTTGACAACGTGCACCGCTTCTCCAAAGGCGTGCCGCGCATGATCAACGCGCTGATGGACCGCGCGTTGACCCTTGCCCACAACGAACGAACGAAAAAAATTTCAGGGAAAATCATACGACAGGCGGCCGACGACCTGGGCGGACTGGACCGCGAACCCTCGTTCCTGCAAACATGCGTGAAGGCGGTGCTGGGGTTGATCCTGCTGGCGCTCGTTGCCGGGGCGGGATTGTTTTATGCCGTGCGCGATCAGTTGGACTGGCGTCCGGCCTGGGGGATCGACCTCGATCCCGTGATCCAGCACAACCTGATGAATCCGCATCCCGCAGGCAAACTGGAATCGATGCAACCGTCCTCCGCCAACCTGCAGGCACCCGTCGGCCCGCCGCTGGTGACGCCTTCCGGCGCGTACCGGGTGGTGCATGCGGGACACCTGCACGGCTACTTCTCCACCATGACGGGCGGGGAAAGCGAAGCCTACGCGCAACGGTGGATGCTCAAAACCTGGGGCGTCACGCTGGAGACCATCGCCGAGCTTAAGCAGGCGGGCTGGAAAAATCTTCAAACTCAAAACGGCCTGCAAACGCTTTCCCTGAACGCCAACTTGGAACGCCTGACCACGCTGAATTACCCGGCGCTCATCACCCTCGATTTGGGCGAGACCACCGGACGGCACCGCGTGACCTACCTCGGTCGCATCGGCAACATCGGCCTGTTTGGCGCAAAGGGATTGTTGCAGATTCCGCTCGCGCTCATCGATCCCGTCTGGGACCGCAAGGTGGAGATCGTGTGGAAGAATTTTGAGAACCTGCCGGAGTCGCTCGGCCGCAATGACGAGGGCGAGACGGTGCTGTGGTTGCAGGCGCAACTCAAAACGCTGGGATTTTTCGATAAGCCCGACGCGCAGTACGGTCCGCTAACCGAAAAAGCCGTCGAGCGTTTTCAGCAGGCTCACCGGCTGGAGGTGACCGGCCGCCTCGACCGCCAAACGCAGGCCCTGCTTTACAGCCAACTCACCACTTACCGCACGCCCGGCCTGGCGGGCAAGTGA